A stretch of Oncorhynchus mykiss isolate Arlee chromosome 12, USDA_OmykA_1.1, whole genome shotgun sequence DNA encodes these proteins:
- the picalma gene encoding phosphatidylinositol binding clathrin assembly protein a isoform X6, which produces MSGQSITDRITAAQHSVTGSAVAKTVCKATTHEIMGPKKKHLDYLIHCTNEMNVNIPQLADTLFERTASTSWVVVFKSLTATHHTMVYGNERFIQYMASRNTLFNLSNFLDKSGLQGYDMSTFIRRYSRYLNEKAVSYRQVAFDFTKVKRGADGVMRTMNTEKLLKTIPIIQNQMDALLDFNVNANELTNGVINASFMLLFKDSIRLFAAYNEGIINLLEKYFDMKKTQCKEGLDIYKKFLTRMTRISEFLKVAEQVGIDRGDIPDLSQAPSSLLDALEQHLASLEGKKVKDSTAASRASTLSNAVSSLANTGISFTKVDEREKQAALEEEQARLKALKEQRLKELQKGPSFSATTASSPVSMDGGTINTAPAIDLFSTPSFANSTSKAASDLLDLQPAFQQQALPISTGLPTANTWGDPFTSTEAVDDSIPNFNPFLSHPVVDAVHLPVESSDGVSSRTPSHEMFGDHYNPFIDSSTSIASDHEHTVRIEQFISDSFCGPASYPTTPLFQSEPPAVAGLFGGFSASPTPQPQTARGLNVDFDSVFGNNVDSAGGILKPTVASLPGQGQIPSGQQPGKLVSDDLDSSLANLVGNLGIGNGVAKNDIHWSQPGEKKLTGGNNWQPKTAPSTTWNPATMNGMHFPQYAPSVMAFPATTPTGMMAYGMPPQMGSMGMMTQPTIMYSQPVMRPANPFGTAPGAQMQFM; this is translated from the exons acTTGATCCACTGCACCAATGAGATGAACGTGAACATCCCCCAGCTGGCAGACACGTTGTTTGAGAGGACGGCCAGCACCAGCTGGGTGGTGGTCTTCAAGTCTCTCACCGCCACCCACCACACCATGGTCTACGGCAACGAG AGATTTATACAGTACATGGCTTCAAGGAATACGCTTTTCAACCTCAGTAACTTTTTGGACAAAAGTGGCCTGCAAG GCTATGACATGTCAACGTTCATAAGGAGATATAGTCGCTACCTGAATGAGAAGGCTGTGTCGTATCGACAAGTCGCTTTTGACTTTACAAAAGTTAAACGAGG GGCGGATGGCGTTATGAGAACCATGAACACAGAAAAGTTACTAAAGACCATACCGATTATCCAAAACCAGATGGATGCGCTTCTTGACTTCAAC GTCAACGCCAACGAGCTCACCAATGGAGTGATCAACGCGTCCTTCATGCTTCTGTTTAAAGATTCCATTCGACTGTTTGCAGCCTACAATGAAGGCATTATCAATCTGCTGG AGAAGTACTTTGACATGAAGAAAACTCAATGCAAGGAGGGCCTTGACATCTACAAGAAATTCCTTACTCGAATGACAAGAATCTCTGAGTTCCTCAAAGTAGCAGAG CAAGTAGGGATTGATCGAGGGGACATTCCAGACCTCTCCCAG GCCCCCAGTAGCCTCTTAGATGCCTTGGAGCAGCATTTGGCTTCTTTAGAAGGGAAGAAGGTGAAAGATTCCACAGCAGCCAGCAG GGCTAGCACACTCTCCAACGCTGTCTCCTCTTTGGCCAACACGGGCATATCTTTCACCAAAGTGGACGAGAGGGAGAAACAGGCAGCTCTGGAGGAAGAGCAGGCTCGCCTAAAAGCGCTAAAG GAGCAGCGTCTGAAGGAACTCCAGAAGGGGCCTTCTTTCTCTGCCACCACGGCTTCCTCCCCTGTGTCAATGGACGGTGGGACCATCAACACAGCACCGGCCATCGACCTCTTCTCCACGCCCAGCTTCGCAAACAG CACTTCCAAGGCGGCGAGCGACCTGCTGGACTTGCAGCCTGCGTTTCAGCAGCAGGCACTGCCCATCTCCACTGGCCTGCCGACAGCCAACACATGGGGAG ATCCTTTCACTTCTACAGAAGCTGTCGATGACTCCATTCCAAACTTTAACCCTTTCCTATCACATCCTGTTGTTGATGCTGTCCATCTACCTGTCGAATCTTCCGATGGTGTTAGTTCTAGGACACCCAGTCATGAAATGTTTGGTG ATCATTACAATCCCTTTATTGATTCGAGCACCTCCATTGCATCTGATCATGAGCACACAGTGCGGATAGAGCAGTTTATCTCAG ACTCCTTCTGTGGGCCAGCATCTTACCCTACCACCCCTCTCTTTCAATCTGAGCCCCCTGCTGTAGCTGGTCTATTTGGAG GGTTCTCAGCTTCTCCCACCCCGCAGCCTCAGACCGCCAGAGGCCTTAATGTCGACTTTGACTCTGTGTTTGGCAACAACGTGGACTCGGCGG GTGGCATCCTCAAACCCACAGTGGCCTCCTTGCCCGGCCAGGGGCAAATCCCCAGCGGGCAGCAGCCTGGAAAGCTGGTGTCCGACGACCTGGACTCGTCCTTGGCCAACCTTGTCGGCA ATTTGGGAATTGGCAATGGCGTGGCAAAAAA tGATATTCATTGGAGTCAGCCTGGTGAGAAGAAGTTGACGGGTGGAAACAATTGGCAACCAAAGACTGCTCCCTCTACCACATGGAACCCTGCCACCATG AACGGAATGCATTTCCCACAATAC GCACCATCTGTCATGGCCTTCCCTGCAACAACGCCGACGGGAATGATGGCATATGGAATG CCTCCCCAGATGGGTTCCATGGGCATGATGACCCAGCCCACTATAATGTACAGCCAACCAGTCATGAGGCCAGCCAACCCCTTTGGCACGGCCCCAGGAGCACAG ATGCAGTTCATGTAA
- the picalma gene encoding phosphatidylinositol binding clathrin assembly protein a isoform X9, producing MSGQSITDRITAAQHSVTGSAVAKTVCKATTHEIMGPKKKHLDYLIHCTNEMNVNIPQLADTLFERTASTSWVVVFKSLTATHHTMVYGNERFIQYMASRNTLFNLSNFLDKSGLQGYDMSTFIRRYSRYLNEKAVSYRQVAFDFTKVKRGADGVMRTMNTEKLLKTIPIIQNQMDALLDFNVNANELTNGVINASFMLLFKDSIRLFAAYNEGIINLLEKYFDMKKTQCKEGLDIYKKFLTRMTRISEFLKVAEQVGIDRGDIPDLSQAPSSLLDALEQHLASLEGKKVKDSTAASRASTLSNAVSSLANTGISFTKVDEREKQAALEEEQARLKALKEQRLKELQKGPSFSATTASSPVSMDGGTINTAPAIDLFSTPSFANSTSKAASDLLDLQPAFQQQALPISTGLPTANTWGDPFTSTEAVDDSIPNFNPFLSHPVVDAVHLPVESSDGVSSRTPSHEMFGDHYNPFIDSSTSIASDHEHTVRIEQFISDSFCGPASYPTTPLFQSEPPAVAGLFGGFSASPTPQPQTARGLNVDFDSVFGNNVDSAGGILKPTVASLPGQGQIPSGQQPGKLVSDDLDSSLANLVGNLGIGNGVAKNDIHWSQPGEKKLTGGNNWQPKTAPSTTWNPATMAPSVMAFPATTPTGMMAYGMPPQMGSMGMMTQPTIMYSQPVMRPANPFGTAPGAQMQFM from the exons acTTGATCCACTGCACCAATGAGATGAACGTGAACATCCCCCAGCTGGCAGACACGTTGTTTGAGAGGACGGCCAGCACCAGCTGGGTGGTGGTCTTCAAGTCTCTCACCGCCACCCACCACACCATGGTCTACGGCAACGAG AGATTTATACAGTACATGGCTTCAAGGAATACGCTTTTCAACCTCAGTAACTTTTTGGACAAAAGTGGCCTGCAAG GCTATGACATGTCAACGTTCATAAGGAGATATAGTCGCTACCTGAATGAGAAGGCTGTGTCGTATCGACAAGTCGCTTTTGACTTTACAAAAGTTAAACGAGG GGCGGATGGCGTTATGAGAACCATGAACACAGAAAAGTTACTAAAGACCATACCGATTATCCAAAACCAGATGGATGCGCTTCTTGACTTCAAC GTCAACGCCAACGAGCTCACCAATGGAGTGATCAACGCGTCCTTCATGCTTCTGTTTAAAGATTCCATTCGACTGTTTGCAGCCTACAATGAAGGCATTATCAATCTGCTGG AGAAGTACTTTGACATGAAGAAAACTCAATGCAAGGAGGGCCTTGACATCTACAAGAAATTCCTTACTCGAATGACAAGAATCTCTGAGTTCCTCAAAGTAGCAGAG CAAGTAGGGATTGATCGAGGGGACATTCCAGACCTCTCCCAG GCCCCCAGTAGCCTCTTAGATGCCTTGGAGCAGCATTTGGCTTCTTTAGAAGGGAAGAAGGTGAAAGATTCCACAGCAGCCAGCAG GGCTAGCACACTCTCCAACGCTGTCTCCTCTTTGGCCAACACGGGCATATCTTTCACCAAAGTGGACGAGAGGGAGAAACAGGCAGCTCTGGAGGAAGAGCAGGCTCGCCTAAAAGCGCTAAAG GAGCAGCGTCTGAAGGAACTCCAGAAGGGGCCTTCTTTCTCTGCCACCACGGCTTCCTCCCCTGTGTCAATGGACGGTGGGACCATCAACACAGCACCGGCCATCGACCTCTTCTCCACGCCCAGCTTCGCAAACAG CACTTCCAAGGCGGCGAGCGACCTGCTGGACTTGCAGCCTGCGTTTCAGCAGCAGGCACTGCCCATCTCCACTGGCCTGCCGACAGCCAACACATGGGGAG ATCCTTTCACTTCTACAGAAGCTGTCGATGACTCCATTCCAAACTTTAACCCTTTCCTATCACATCCTGTTGTTGATGCTGTCCATCTACCTGTCGAATCTTCCGATGGTGTTAGTTCTAGGACACCCAGTCATGAAATGTTTGGTG ATCATTACAATCCCTTTATTGATTCGAGCACCTCCATTGCATCTGATCATGAGCACACAGTGCGGATAGAGCAGTTTATCTCAG ACTCCTTCTGTGGGCCAGCATCTTACCCTACCACCCCTCTCTTTCAATCTGAGCCCCCTGCTGTAGCTGGTCTATTTGGAG GGTTCTCAGCTTCTCCCACCCCGCAGCCTCAGACCGCCAGAGGCCTTAATGTCGACTTTGACTCTGTGTTTGGCAACAACGTGGACTCGGCGG GTGGCATCCTCAAACCCACAGTGGCCTCCTTGCCCGGCCAGGGGCAAATCCCCAGCGGGCAGCAGCCTGGAAAGCTGGTGTCCGACGACCTGGACTCGTCCTTGGCCAACCTTGTCGGCA ATTTGGGAATTGGCAATGGCGTGGCAAAAAA tGATATTCATTGGAGTCAGCCTGGTGAGAAGAAGTTGACGGGTGGAAACAATTGGCAACCAAAGACTGCTCCCTCTACCACATGGAACCCTGCCACCATG GCACCATCTGTCATGGCCTTCCCTGCAACAACGCCGACGGGAATGATGGCATATGGAATG CCTCCCCAGATGGGTTCCATGGGCATGATGACCCAGCCCACTATAATGTACAGCCAACCAGTCATGAGGCCAGCCAACCCCTTTGGCACGGCCCCAGGAGCACAG ATGCAGTTCATGTAA
- the picalma gene encoding phosphatidylinositol binding clathrin assembly protein a isoform X5 gives MSGQSITDRITAAQHSVTGSAVAKTVCKATTHEIMGPKKKHLDYLIHCTNEMNVNIPQLADTLFERTASTSWVVVFKSLTATHHTMVYGNERFIQYMASRNTLFNLSNFLDKSGLQGYDMSTFIRRYSRYLNEKAVSYRQVAFDFTKVKRGADGVMRTMNTEKLLKTIPIIQNQMDALLDFNVNANELTNGVINASFMLLFKDSIRLFAAYNEGIINLLEKYFDMKKTQCKEGLDIYKKFLTRMTRISEFLKVAEQVGIDRGDIPDLSQAPSSLLDALEQHLASLEGKKVKDSTAASRASTLSNAVSSLANTGISFTKVDEREKQAALEEEQARLKALKEQRLKELQKGPSFSATTASSPVSMDGGTINTAPAIDLFSTPSFANSTSKAASDLLDLQPAFQQQALPISTGLPTANTWGDPFTSTEAVDDSIPNFNPFLSHPVVDAVHLPVESSDGVSSRTPSHEMFGDHYNPFIDSSTSIASDHEHTVRIEQFISDSFCGPASYPTTPLFQSEPPAVAGLFGGFSASPTPQPQTARGLNVDFDSVFGNNVDSAGGILKPTVASLPGQGQIPSGQQPGKLVSDDLDSSLANLVGNLGIGNGVAKNDIHWSQPGEKKLTGGNNWQPKTAPSTTWNPATMNGMHFPQYAPSVMAFPATTPTGMMAYGMPPQMGSMGMMTQPTIMYSQPVMRPANPFGTAPGAQQMQFM, from the exons acTTGATCCACTGCACCAATGAGATGAACGTGAACATCCCCCAGCTGGCAGACACGTTGTTTGAGAGGACGGCCAGCACCAGCTGGGTGGTGGTCTTCAAGTCTCTCACCGCCACCCACCACACCATGGTCTACGGCAACGAG AGATTTATACAGTACATGGCTTCAAGGAATACGCTTTTCAACCTCAGTAACTTTTTGGACAAAAGTGGCCTGCAAG GCTATGACATGTCAACGTTCATAAGGAGATATAGTCGCTACCTGAATGAGAAGGCTGTGTCGTATCGACAAGTCGCTTTTGACTTTACAAAAGTTAAACGAGG GGCGGATGGCGTTATGAGAACCATGAACACAGAAAAGTTACTAAAGACCATACCGATTATCCAAAACCAGATGGATGCGCTTCTTGACTTCAAC GTCAACGCCAACGAGCTCACCAATGGAGTGATCAACGCGTCCTTCATGCTTCTGTTTAAAGATTCCATTCGACTGTTTGCAGCCTACAATGAAGGCATTATCAATCTGCTGG AGAAGTACTTTGACATGAAGAAAACTCAATGCAAGGAGGGCCTTGACATCTACAAGAAATTCCTTACTCGAATGACAAGAATCTCTGAGTTCCTCAAAGTAGCAGAG CAAGTAGGGATTGATCGAGGGGACATTCCAGACCTCTCCCAG GCCCCCAGTAGCCTCTTAGATGCCTTGGAGCAGCATTTGGCTTCTTTAGAAGGGAAGAAGGTGAAAGATTCCACAGCAGCCAGCAG GGCTAGCACACTCTCCAACGCTGTCTCCTCTTTGGCCAACACGGGCATATCTTTCACCAAAGTGGACGAGAGGGAGAAACAGGCAGCTCTGGAGGAAGAGCAGGCTCGCCTAAAAGCGCTAAAG GAGCAGCGTCTGAAGGAACTCCAGAAGGGGCCTTCTTTCTCTGCCACCACGGCTTCCTCCCCTGTGTCAATGGACGGTGGGACCATCAACACAGCACCGGCCATCGACCTCTTCTCCACGCCCAGCTTCGCAAACAG CACTTCCAAGGCGGCGAGCGACCTGCTGGACTTGCAGCCTGCGTTTCAGCAGCAGGCACTGCCCATCTCCACTGGCCTGCCGACAGCCAACACATGGGGAG ATCCTTTCACTTCTACAGAAGCTGTCGATGACTCCATTCCAAACTTTAACCCTTTCCTATCACATCCTGTTGTTGATGCTGTCCATCTACCTGTCGAATCTTCCGATGGTGTTAGTTCTAGGACACCCAGTCATGAAATGTTTGGTG ATCATTACAATCCCTTTATTGATTCGAGCACCTCCATTGCATCTGATCATGAGCACACAGTGCGGATAGAGCAGTTTATCTCAG ACTCCTTCTGTGGGCCAGCATCTTACCCTACCACCCCTCTCTTTCAATCTGAGCCCCCTGCTGTAGCTGGTCTATTTGGAG GGTTCTCAGCTTCTCCCACCCCGCAGCCTCAGACCGCCAGAGGCCTTAATGTCGACTTTGACTCTGTGTTTGGCAACAACGTGGACTCGGCGG GTGGCATCCTCAAACCCACAGTGGCCTCCTTGCCCGGCCAGGGGCAAATCCCCAGCGGGCAGCAGCCTGGAAAGCTGGTGTCCGACGACCTGGACTCGTCCTTGGCCAACCTTGTCGGCA ATTTGGGAATTGGCAATGGCGTGGCAAAAAA tGATATTCATTGGAGTCAGCCTGGTGAGAAGAAGTTGACGGGTGGAAACAATTGGCAACCAAAGACTGCTCCCTCTACCACATGGAACCCTGCCACCATG AACGGAATGCATTTCCCACAATAC GCACCATCTGTCATGGCCTTCCCTGCAACAACGCCGACGGGAATGATGGCATATGGAATG CCTCCCCAGATGGGTTCCATGGGCATGATGACCCAGCCCACTATAATGTACAGCCAACCAGTCATGAGGCCAGCCAACCCCTTTGGCACGGCCCCAGGAGCACAG cAGATGCAGTTCATGTAA
- the picalma gene encoding phosphatidylinositol binding clathrin assembly protein a isoform X8, which translates to MSGQSITDRITAAQHSVTGSAVAKTVCKATTHEIMGPKKKHLDYLIHCTNEMNVNIPQLADTLFERTASTSWVVVFKSLTATHHTMVYGNERFIQYMASRNTLFNLSNFLDKSGLQGYDMSTFIRRYSRYLNEKAVSYRQVAFDFTKVKRGADGVMRTMNTEKLLKTIPIIQNQMDALLDFNVNANELTNGVINASFMLLFKDSIRLFAAYNEGIINLLEKYFDMKKTQCKEGLDIYKKFLTRMTRISEFLKVAEQVGIDRGDIPDLSQAPSSLLDALEQHLASLEGKKVKDSTAASRASTLSNAVSSLANTGISFTKVDEREKQAALEEEQARLKALKEQRLKELQKGPSFSATTASSPVSMDGGTINTAPAIDLFSTPSFANSTSKAASDLLDLQPAFQQQALPISTGLPTANTWGDPFTSTEAVDDSIPNFNPFLSHPVVDAVHLPVESSDGVSSRTPSHEMFGDHYNPFIDSSTSIASDHEHTVRIEQFISDSFCGPASYPTTPLFQSEPPAVAGLFGGFSASPTPQPQTARGLNVDFDSVFGNNVDSAGGILKPTVASLPGQGQIPSGQQPGKLVSDDLDSSLANLVGNLGIGNGVAKNDIHWSQPGEKKLTGGNNWQPKTAPSTTWNPATMAPSVMAFPATTPTGMMAYGMPPQMGSMGMMTQPTIMYSQPVMRPANPFGTAPGAQQMQFM; encoded by the exons acTTGATCCACTGCACCAATGAGATGAACGTGAACATCCCCCAGCTGGCAGACACGTTGTTTGAGAGGACGGCCAGCACCAGCTGGGTGGTGGTCTTCAAGTCTCTCACCGCCACCCACCACACCATGGTCTACGGCAACGAG AGATTTATACAGTACATGGCTTCAAGGAATACGCTTTTCAACCTCAGTAACTTTTTGGACAAAAGTGGCCTGCAAG GCTATGACATGTCAACGTTCATAAGGAGATATAGTCGCTACCTGAATGAGAAGGCTGTGTCGTATCGACAAGTCGCTTTTGACTTTACAAAAGTTAAACGAGG GGCGGATGGCGTTATGAGAACCATGAACACAGAAAAGTTACTAAAGACCATACCGATTATCCAAAACCAGATGGATGCGCTTCTTGACTTCAAC GTCAACGCCAACGAGCTCACCAATGGAGTGATCAACGCGTCCTTCATGCTTCTGTTTAAAGATTCCATTCGACTGTTTGCAGCCTACAATGAAGGCATTATCAATCTGCTGG AGAAGTACTTTGACATGAAGAAAACTCAATGCAAGGAGGGCCTTGACATCTACAAGAAATTCCTTACTCGAATGACAAGAATCTCTGAGTTCCTCAAAGTAGCAGAG CAAGTAGGGATTGATCGAGGGGACATTCCAGACCTCTCCCAG GCCCCCAGTAGCCTCTTAGATGCCTTGGAGCAGCATTTGGCTTCTTTAGAAGGGAAGAAGGTGAAAGATTCCACAGCAGCCAGCAG GGCTAGCACACTCTCCAACGCTGTCTCCTCTTTGGCCAACACGGGCATATCTTTCACCAAAGTGGACGAGAGGGAGAAACAGGCAGCTCTGGAGGAAGAGCAGGCTCGCCTAAAAGCGCTAAAG GAGCAGCGTCTGAAGGAACTCCAGAAGGGGCCTTCTTTCTCTGCCACCACGGCTTCCTCCCCTGTGTCAATGGACGGTGGGACCATCAACACAGCACCGGCCATCGACCTCTTCTCCACGCCCAGCTTCGCAAACAG CACTTCCAAGGCGGCGAGCGACCTGCTGGACTTGCAGCCTGCGTTTCAGCAGCAGGCACTGCCCATCTCCACTGGCCTGCCGACAGCCAACACATGGGGAG ATCCTTTCACTTCTACAGAAGCTGTCGATGACTCCATTCCAAACTTTAACCCTTTCCTATCACATCCTGTTGTTGATGCTGTCCATCTACCTGTCGAATCTTCCGATGGTGTTAGTTCTAGGACACCCAGTCATGAAATGTTTGGTG ATCATTACAATCCCTTTATTGATTCGAGCACCTCCATTGCATCTGATCATGAGCACACAGTGCGGATAGAGCAGTTTATCTCAG ACTCCTTCTGTGGGCCAGCATCTTACCCTACCACCCCTCTCTTTCAATCTGAGCCCCCTGCTGTAGCTGGTCTATTTGGAG GGTTCTCAGCTTCTCCCACCCCGCAGCCTCAGACCGCCAGAGGCCTTAATGTCGACTTTGACTCTGTGTTTGGCAACAACGTGGACTCGGCGG GTGGCATCCTCAAACCCACAGTGGCCTCCTTGCCCGGCCAGGGGCAAATCCCCAGCGGGCAGCAGCCTGGAAAGCTGGTGTCCGACGACCTGGACTCGTCCTTGGCCAACCTTGTCGGCA ATTTGGGAATTGGCAATGGCGTGGCAAAAAA tGATATTCATTGGAGTCAGCCTGGTGAGAAGAAGTTGACGGGTGGAAACAATTGGCAACCAAAGACTGCTCCCTCTACCACATGGAACCCTGCCACCATG GCACCATCTGTCATGGCCTTCCCTGCAACAACGCCGACGGGAATGATGGCATATGGAATG CCTCCCCAGATGGGTTCCATGGGCATGATGACCCAGCCCACTATAATGTACAGCCAACCAGTCATGAGGCCAGCCAACCCCTTTGGCACGGCCCCAGGAGCACAG cAGATGCAGTTCATGTAA
- the picalma gene encoding phosphatidylinositol binding clathrin assembly protein a isoform X10 produces MSGQSITDRITAAQHSVTGSAVAKTVCKATTHEIMGPKKKHLDYLIHCTNEMNVNIPQLADTLFERTASTSWVVVFKSLTATHHTMVYGNERFIQYMASRNTLFNLSNFLDKSGLQGYDMSTFIRRYSRYLNEKAVSYRQVAFDFTKVKRGADGVMRTMNTEKLLKTIPIIQNQMDALLDFNVNANELTNGVINASFMLLFKDSIRLFAAYNEGIINLLEKYFDMKKTQCKEGLDIYKKFLTRMTRISEFLKVAEQVGIDRGDIPDLSQAPSSLLDALEQHLASLEGKKVKDSTAASRASTLSNAVSSLANTGISFTKVDEREKQAALEEEQARLKALKEQRLKELQKGPSFSATTASSPVSMDGGTINTAPAIDLFSTPSFANSTSKAASDLLDLQPAFQQQALPISTGLPTANTWGDPFTSTEAVDDSIPNFNPFLSHPVVDAVHLPVESSDGVSSRTPSHEMFGDHYNPFIDSSTSIASDHEHTVRIEQFISDSFCGPASYPTTPLFQSEPPAVAGLFGGFSASPTPQPQTARGLNVDFDSVFGNNVDSAVASLPGQGQIPSGQQPGKLVSDDLDSSLANLVGNLGIGNGVAKNDIHWSQPGEKKLTGGNNWQPKTAPSTTWNPATMAPSVMAFPATTPTGMMAYGMPPQMGSMGMMTQPTIMYSQPVMRPANPFGTAPGAQQMQFM; encoded by the exons acTTGATCCACTGCACCAATGAGATGAACGTGAACATCCCCCAGCTGGCAGACACGTTGTTTGAGAGGACGGCCAGCACCAGCTGGGTGGTGGTCTTCAAGTCTCTCACCGCCACCCACCACACCATGGTCTACGGCAACGAG AGATTTATACAGTACATGGCTTCAAGGAATACGCTTTTCAACCTCAGTAACTTTTTGGACAAAAGTGGCCTGCAAG GCTATGACATGTCAACGTTCATAAGGAGATATAGTCGCTACCTGAATGAGAAGGCTGTGTCGTATCGACAAGTCGCTTTTGACTTTACAAAAGTTAAACGAGG GGCGGATGGCGTTATGAGAACCATGAACACAGAAAAGTTACTAAAGACCATACCGATTATCCAAAACCAGATGGATGCGCTTCTTGACTTCAAC GTCAACGCCAACGAGCTCACCAATGGAGTGATCAACGCGTCCTTCATGCTTCTGTTTAAAGATTCCATTCGACTGTTTGCAGCCTACAATGAAGGCATTATCAATCTGCTGG AGAAGTACTTTGACATGAAGAAAACTCAATGCAAGGAGGGCCTTGACATCTACAAGAAATTCCTTACTCGAATGACAAGAATCTCTGAGTTCCTCAAAGTAGCAGAG CAAGTAGGGATTGATCGAGGGGACATTCCAGACCTCTCCCAG GCCCCCAGTAGCCTCTTAGATGCCTTGGAGCAGCATTTGGCTTCTTTAGAAGGGAAGAAGGTGAAAGATTCCACAGCAGCCAGCAG GGCTAGCACACTCTCCAACGCTGTCTCCTCTTTGGCCAACACGGGCATATCTTTCACCAAAGTGGACGAGAGGGAGAAACAGGCAGCTCTGGAGGAAGAGCAGGCTCGCCTAAAAGCGCTAAAG GAGCAGCGTCTGAAGGAACTCCAGAAGGGGCCTTCTTTCTCTGCCACCACGGCTTCCTCCCCTGTGTCAATGGACGGTGGGACCATCAACACAGCACCGGCCATCGACCTCTTCTCCACGCCCAGCTTCGCAAACAG CACTTCCAAGGCGGCGAGCGACCTGCTGGACTTGCAGCCTGCGTTTCAGCAGCAGGCACTGCCCATCTCCACTGGCCTGCCGACAGCCAACACATGGGGAG ATCCTTTCACTTCTACAGAAGCTGTCGATGACTCCATTCCAAACTTTAACCCTTTCCTATCACATCCTGTTGTTGATGCTGTCCATCTACCTGTCGAATCTTCCGATGGTGTTAGTTCTAGGACACCCAGTCATGAAATGTTTGGTG ATCATTACAATCCCTTTATTGATTCGAGCACCTCCATTGCATCTGATCATGAGCACACAGTGCGGATAGAGCAGTTTATCTCAG ACTCCTTCTGTGGGCCAGCATCTTACCCTACCACCCCTCTCTTTCAATCTGAGCCCCCTGCTGTAGCTGGTCTATTTGGAG GGTTCTCAGCTTCTCCCACCCCGCAGCCTCAGACCGCCAGAGGCCTTAATGTCGACTTTGACTCTGTGTTTGGCAACAACGTGGACTCGGCGG TGGCCTCCTTGCCCGGCCAGGGGCAAATCCCCAGCGGGCAGCAGCCTGGAAAGCTGGTGTCCGACGACCTGGACTCGTCCTTGGCCAACCTTGTCGGCA ATTTGGGAATTGGCAATGGCGTGGCAAAAAA tGATATTCATTGGAGTCAGCCTGGTGAGAAGAAGTTGACGGGTGGAAACAATTGGCAACCAAAGACTGCTCCCTCTACCACATGGAACCCTGCCACCATG GCACCATCTGTCATGGCCTTCCCTGCAACAACGCCGACGGGAATGATGGCATATGGAATG CCTCCCCAGATGGGTTCCATGGGCATGATGACCCAGCCCACTATAATGTACAGCCAACCAGTCATGAGGCCAGCCAACCCCTTTGGCACGGCCCCAGGAGCACAG cAGATGCAGTTCATGTAA